One uncultured Methanobrevibacter sp. genomic window carries:
- a CDS encoding methanogenesis marker 16 metalloprotein, translating into MKTKTISQINEKINNGEANIYTAEEFKKLIKKDDAPDFDEVDVVTAGTCGVMSGTAAILNFIVSPPGEFIRANEVYLNGVPAYAGPCPNEWLGSVDVILHGTAHSIYDENYGGGFLLKDLLEGKSIDVRVESAEGKTIENTITKDDITRGQIIGARMAFKNYTAFTNPNKESVKSIFAAIPLEGNLRGLTFSGCGDLNPLQNDIPHNVIREGCRVLVNGAQGYVLGDGTRSSAEKPNLMLSADLFEMDPYYLGGFKTGQGGEIYDTVAIPIPVLSEEIYKNLLVTDDMIDLPVADIKGRHLPLDNTNYACMWDGNDLRPKYDSDKCSNCDDCIVESVCPTNAFRDRKFNLVYCFGCGMCANYCRNDAFDMKTGSVDLNINNEDVSLPIICRQSDRLRANKLSLKLKQQIENREFIL; encoded by the coding sequence ATGAAAACTAAAACCATCAGCCAAATAAATGAAAAAATCAATAATGGCGAAGCCAATATCTACACGGCTGAAGAATTCAAAAAGCTGATTAAAAAGGATGATGCACCTGACTTTGATGAGGTTGATGTTGTAACCGCAGGAACCTGTGGTGTAATGAGCGGAACCGCTGCAATACTTAACTTTATCGTCTCTCCTCCTGGAGAGTTCATAAGGGCAAATGAGGTGTACCTGAACGGGGTTCCTGCATATGCGGGACCATGTCCAAACGAATGGTTGGGATCTGTGGATGTGATACTTCACGGTACTGCCCATTCGATATATGATGAAAATTACGGCGGAGGATTTCTTTTAAAGGATCTTTTAGAAGGAAAATCTATTGATGTAAGGGTGGAAAGCGCCGAAGGAAAAACAATCGAAAATACAATAACAAAAGATGACATTACACGTGGACAGATTATAGGTGCGCGTATGGCATTCAAGAATTATACTGCATTTACAAACCCAAACAAGGAATCAGTAAAATCAATATTTGCGGCAATACCTCTTGAAGGAAACCTCAGGGGACTGACATTTTCAGGCTGCGGTGATTTAAACCCACTTCAAAACGATATCCCTCACAATGTAATCAGGGAAGGTTGCAGGGTTCTTGTAAACGGAGCTCAAGGGTATGTTCTGGGTGACGGAACAAGGTCCAGTGCTGAAAAGCCAAACCTCATGCTTTCAGCAGACCTGTTTGAAATGGATCCATATTACCTTGGAGGATTCAAGACTGGTCAGGGCGGAGAAATCTACGACACTGTTGCAATACCGATACCTGTTCTTTCGGAGGAAATATACAAAAACCTGCTAGTAACCGATGACATGATTGACCTTCCTGTTGCAGACATCAAGGGACGTCATTTGCCGTTGGACAATACCAACTACGCCTGCATGTGGGACGGCAACGATTTAAGGCCAAAGTATGACAGTGACAAATGCAGTAACTGTGATGATTGTATCGTTGAAAGCGTATGCCCTACTAATGCCTTCAGGGACAGGAAATTTAACCTTGTCTACTGTTTTGGATGCGGAATGTGTGCAAACTACTGCAGGAATGATGCATTTGACATGAAAACAGGTAGTGTGGACTTGAATATCAATAATGAGGATGTAAGTCTGCCAATCATCTGCAGACAATCAGACAGGTTAAGGGCAAACAAGTTGTCTTTAAAGCTTAAACAACAAATTGAAAACAGGGAATTTATATTATGA
- a CDS encoding UPF0280 family protein, producing the protein MIIMEINIGETHIRLTTDLANHDLYAYILSIRRDLKNYILGNDDFLISMEPVKLDGENLPLIVGRMHESSCLADVGPMACVAGTISELSLNYLISNGSVHSIVENGGDIALINSRKVLCGIYSNNDVLGNEIAFEIKKRKSPLGICTSSGKIGHSISFGQSDSVTVISNSPSLADGLATRIANEVNGMTSEDKVYHALECAENYRDLFQGVLVISDDNVGTVGKLPNIIETQNFDVNIKR; encoded by the coding sequence ATTATTATTATGGAAATTAACATTGGAGAAACTCATATCCGATTGACGACAGATTTGGCAAATCATGATTTGTACGCATATATTCTTTCAATAAGAAGGGATCTTAAAAACTACATTTTAGGAAATGATGATTTTCTGATTTCAATGGAACCTGTAAAATTGGATGGTGAGAATCTGCCCTTGATTGTAGGAAGAATGCATGAGTCTTCCTGTCTTGCCGATGTAGGTCCGATGGCATGCGTTGCCGGAACGATTTCTGAGTTGTCCCTTAATTATCTGATTTCCAATGGTTCCGTACATTCAATTGTTGAAAACGGTGGTGACATTGCACTTATTAACTCCCGCAAGGTTCTGTGCGGAATATATTCTAACAATGATGTTTTGGGAAATGAGATTGCATTCGAGATTAAAAAAAGAAAAAGTCCTCTTGGAATCTGCACATCCTCCGGAAAAATCGGTCATTCAATCAGTTTCGGCCAATCGGATAGTGTAACTGTCATTTCAAACTCCCCTTCCCTGGCGGATGGTCTTGCAACAAGAATTGCCAATGAGGTCAATGGCATGACCAGTGAGGATAAGGTTTATCATGCGTTGGAGTGTGCTGAAAACTACCGGGACCTATTCCAAGGTGTTCTTGTCATTTCGGATGACAATGTTGGAACCGTCGGAAAGCTTCCGAATATAATCGAGACACAAAATTTTGATGTTAATATTAAAAGATAG
- the hdrB gene encoding ferredoxin:CoB-CoM heterodisulfide reductase subunit HdrB, with protein MKDVPDSNILLFRSCLVSVEYPGVEASTKFVFDKLGVDYEISPKQTCCTGLGHYSDVFSQIDTTAIGARNFRIAKDIGRPNLVMMCATCYAINKKSVKLLNKKDDLREHINQLFDDNGLGHLKYEKDDLKPTENIFHVVDILYAKKDRIKENIKYDLSGYKIATHHGCHYCKVHYEDTIGGVRDPNIMDEIIEECGCHTIGWYDHKRATCGTGFRQRYSNPELSFTATADKMNAIADEDVDIMVHLCPNCHIQFDRYQDLIAKREGRKFKAIHLNIAQFIALAMGGDFDKVIGVKAHTVPIDSIIKDLREVKNEG; from the coding sequence ATGAAGGATGTTCCAGATAGCAATATTCTTCTTTTTAGAAGTTGTCTTGTAAGCGTTGAATATCCTGGTGTTGAGGCATCTACAAAATTTGTATTTGACAAGCTGGGTGTTGACTATGAGATATCTCCAAAACAGACCTGCTGTACCGGTCTTGGACATTACTCCGATGTGTTCTCACAGATTGACACAACAGCAATCGGAGCCCGTAATTTCCGTATTGCAAAAGATATCGGAAGGCCAAATCTTGTCATGATGTGTGCGACATGCTATGCCATCAACAAAAAGTCAGTGAAACTCTTGAACAAGAAGGATGATTTAAGAGAGCATATCAATCAGCTGTTTGATGATAATGGATTGGGTCATCTCAAATATGAAAAGGATGACTTGAAACCGACAGAAAACATTTTCCATGTGGTTGATATCTTATATGCTAAAAAGGACAGAATTAAAGAGAATATCAAATATGATTTAAGCGGATACAAAATCGCAACCCATCACGGATGCCACTACTGCAAGGTGCACTATGAGGATACAATAGGTGGTGTGCGAGACCCGAATATTATGGATGAGATTATTGAGGAATGTGGCTGTCATACTATTGGATGGTATGACCATAAGAGGGCCACCTGTGGAACAGGATTTAGACAAAGGTATTCAAATCCCGAACTGTCATTCACGGCAACTGCAGACAAGATGAATGCAATAGCCGATGAGGATGTTGACATAATGGTGCACCTGTGCCCTAATTGTCATATACAGTTCGACAGGTATCAGGATTTGATTGCAAAAAGGGAAGGCAGAAAATTCAAGGCAATACATTTGAATATTGCACAGTTCATTGCCCTTGCCATGGGCGGGGACTTTGATAAGGTAATAGGTGTCAAGGCACATACAGTACCTATAGATTCTATCATTAAGGATTTGAGGGAGGTTAAAAATGAGGGATGA
- the comA gene encoding phosphosulfolactate synthase encodes MKSFEFLSIKRQEKPRECGITMVLDKGLGLETAESLMEISGEYVDYLKFGWGTSIVHEQDIIRKKVSMYQSHDITPYTGGTLFELAYMNDKLNEYFEEAHNLGFNAIEISDGSIQIPHDRKVECIEMARDEGFEVLSEVGKKDPNLDKELTLDERIEYMQEELDAGSSLIIVEAREGGKNIGIFDKSGNAKEDEIDYILDNFDGSKLLWEAPNKDQQVFFILKLGNTVNLGNVSTDDITSLETLRRGLRGDTVGKI; translated from the coding sequence TTGAAATCTTTTGAATTTTTATCTATAAAAAGACAGGAAAAACCAAGAGAATGTGGAATAACAATGGTTTTGGACAAAGGATTAGGTCTTGAAACCGCAGAAAGCCTAATGGAAATATCCGGTGAGTATGTTGACTATCTTAAATTTGGATGGGGAACATCAATCGTGCATGAACAGGATATTATCAGAAAAAAGGTCAGTATGTACCAGTCCCATGACATAACCCCATACACTGGAGGAACCTTGTTTGAGTTGGCCTACATGAATGACAAGCTCAATGAATACTTTGAAGAAGCACACAATTTGGGCTTTAATGCAATTGAGATATCCGACGGGTCAATACAGATTCCTCATGACAGAAAAGTTGAATGCATAGAAATGGCCAGGGATGAAGGATTTGAGGTGCTGTCCGAAGTTGGGAAAAAGGACCCTAATCTTGACAAGGAACTTACACTTGACGAAAGAATAGAATATATGCAGGAAGAGCTGGATGCCGGTTCATCACTGATTATTGTAGAAGCCAGGGAAGGCGGAAAAAACATTGGAATATTTGACAAGTCCGGAAACGCAAAGGAAGATGAAATTGACTATATACTTGACAACTTTGACGGCAGCAAACTCCTCTGGGAGGCTCCGAACAAGGACCAGCAGGTATTTTTCATATTGAAGTTGGGAAACACTGTTAACCTTGGTAACGTTTCAACTGATGATATAACTTCACTTGAAACCTTAAGAAGAGGTTTAAGGGGAGATACTGTAGGAAAAATATGA
- the hdrA gene encoding ferredoxin:CoB-CoM heterodisulfide reductase subunit HdrA — MRDDLKVGVFLCECGGNISDIVDLDEVRASLDVEFIGQFENLCSLNGRKIIRDAIFDHDLDRVVVAACSPISHEKTFQDYVKPLNPYLMDMANIREQCSWVHDDKKRATAKAITLINASIEKVKQSDAVDPIYCQTPDEVAVIGGGIAGMNAALSLAKQGTKVTLIEQSPSIGGHMAKIGKVFSPVKIAEECGMCLLNPILNELVWNDNIEVLTNTKVIEAERRAGTYNLILEQSPRYVDTDKCIACGKCAEACEVEVPNDWNDNLSMRKAIYRPFGQSYPEAYVIDMDNCSKCSECVKACTMKAIRLRGRSERIPLQVGSIVVATGHKLFDMEKRPEYGYTRYDDVITQSELGRITGVNGPTKGKLLKSNGEVPKRVVMIQCVGSRDEKPDGHKYCSKICCTVALKNANIIKHKYPDTDVLICYTDVRTPGMFEKYYKHTQGNEVRFLRGRPGEVVKKGDNFIVRTEDTLKGEFVEIEADMVVLSTAMEPSEGTREIAEILNVGVTEDGFIKESHPKIKPVATDVQGIFVCGTAHEPKDITDSIMQATAAASKVGEYNYGGVEIEPFIAEIDTEKCTVCGECIERCKYKSMSIQNDEIYIDPMSCTGCGKCLVGCKQRAITVNGNIDEKIISTIKGALSKKQEGERMILVFLDNIGYTAADNIGVNRLHYPESIHIIKVISVNRVRPRHIKYALENGADGVFIGEFPGDLMYDEVERKINRVKDRLEELGENPERITFSKVYIPYFSGLARKFNEFDAKIAELDEAEL; from the coding sequence ATGAGGGATGATTTAAAAGTTGGCGTGTTTTTATGTGAATGTGGAGGCAACATTTCAGACATTGTGGATTTGGATGAAGTAAGGGCCTCCCTGGATGTTGAATTTATCGGGCAGTTCGAGAACCTATGCTCACTCAATGGTCGAAAAATTATACGTGATGCAATATTTGACCATGACCTTGACCGTGTTGTGGTGGCGGCATGCTCACCGATAAGCCATGAAAAAACATTCCAGGATTATGTAAAACCTCTAAATCCTTATCTGATGGATATGGCCAATATTCGTGAACAGTGTTCATGGGTGCATGACGACAAGAAGCGTGCAACCGCAAAGGCAATAACACTGATAAATGCATCAATCGAAAAGGTAAAGCAGTCTGATGCCGTAGATCCTATTTACTGCCAGACACCTGATGAGGTTGCGGTAATCGGTGGAGGAATAGCGGGCATGAATGCAGCGCTTTCCCTTGCAAAACAGGGTACCAAGGTCACATTAATAGAGCAGTCCCCTTCAATCGGTGGGCACATGGCAAAGATAGGTAAGGTATTCTCCCCGGTAAAGATAGCTGAGGAGTGTGGAATGTGTCTTTTAAATCCGATTTTGAATGAGCTTGTGTGGAACGACAACATTGAAGTGTTGACAAACACAAAGGTCATCGAAGCTGAAAGGCGTGCCGGAACATATAACCTGATATTGGAGCAGTCCCCTCGCTATGTTGATACCGATAAATGTATTGCATGCGGAAAATGTGCAGAGGCATGTGAGGTTGAGGTTCCAAATGACTGGAATGACAATCTTTCAATGAGAAAGGCAATCTACAGGCCATTCGGACAGTCATATCCTGAAGCGTATGTGATAGATATGGACAACTGTTCAAAATGCAGCGAATGTGTCAAGGCATGTACAATGAAGGCGATACGCCTTAGGGGAAGGTCTGAAAGGATTCCTCTGCAGGTGGGTTCAATCGTGGTTGCAACAGGACATAAGCTCTTTGACATGGAAAAACGTCCGGAATACGGATACACCCGTTATGATGATGTCATAACCCAGTCTGAACTTGGACGTATCACCGGTGTAAACGGTCCGACAAAGGGTAAGCTATTGAAATCCAACGGTGAAGTGCCGAAGCGTGTAGTCATGATACAGTGTGTGGGTTCACGTGATGAAAAGCCTGACGGACACAAGTACTGCTCAAAGATATGCTGCACTGTAGCTCTCAAGAATGCAAACATCATAAAGCACAAGTATCCCGACACTGATGTCTTGATATGCTATACTGATGTTAGGACTCCTGGAATGTTTGAAAAGTACTATAAACACACCCAGGGAAATGAGGTCAGGTTCCTGCGTGGACGTCCTGGAGAGGTTGTCAAGAAAGGTGACAACTTCATAGTCAGAACAGAGGATACTCTTAAGGGAGAGTTTGTTGAAATCGAGGCTGACATGGTGGTGTTGTCCACTGCAATGGAGCCTTCAGAGGGTACACGGGAGATTGCGGAGATACTTAATGTTGGTGTAACCGAAGACGGTTTCATCAAGGAGTCCCATCCGAAAATCAAACCTGTTGCAACAGATGTTCAGGGAATATTTGTCTGCGGAACAGCCCATGAGCCAAAAGACATAACCGATTCAATCATGCAGGCAACCGCCGCAGCATCAAAGGTAGGTGAATACAATTATGGTGGTGTTGAAATCGAGCCGTTCATTGCGGAAATCGACACTGAGAAATGTACCGTCTGCGGTGAATGTATCGAGAGATGCAAGTATAAGTCAATGAGCATTCAGAATGATGAGATATATATCGATCCTATGAGTTGTACTGGATGCGGAAAATGTCTTGTTGGATGCAAACAGAGGGCAATTACTGTAAATGGTAACATTGATGAGAAGATCATTTCCACAATCAAGGGAGCACTGTCTAAAAAGCAGGAAGGCGAACGTATGATTCTGGTCTTTTTGGACAATATAGGATACACTGCTGCAGACAATATTGGGGTAAACAGGCTTCACTATCCTGAATCCATACATATCATCAAGGTCATCTCAGTTAACCGTGTAAGGCCAAGACATATCAAATATGCATTGGAAAACGGTGCCGATGGAGTGTTCATCGGGGAGTTCCCTGGCGATTTGATGTATGATGAGGTGGAACGTAAAATCAACAGGGTAAAAGACAGACTTGAAGAATTGGGCGAAAACCCTGAAAGAATTACCTTTTCAAAGGTATATATTCCATACTTCTCAGGTCTTGCTCGCAAATTCAATGAATTTGATGCAAAGATTGCTGAGTTGGATGAAGCCGAATTATGA
- a CDS encoding zinc-ribbon domain-containing protein yields MSKYCPSCGEELVDNAKFCKNCGKNLENIENPQDVNTSQSFQVPVVENDHKAAVIVGYVLAVLIPLFGFIVGIYLITRNDSQNAKKHGKYVIIVAAIVWFISFMLIR; encoded by the coding sequence ATGTCAAAATATTGTCCCTCTTGCGGTGAAGAATTGGTTGATAATGCCAAGTTCTGTAAAAATTGCGGAAAGAATTTGGAAAATATTGAAAATCCTCAAGATGTTAACACATCTCAAAGTTTTCAGGTTCCGGTTGTTGAAAATGACCATAAAGCAGCAGTTATAGTTGGTTATGTTTTAGCTGTTCTGATACCATTATTCGGATTCATTGTTGGAATCTATTTGATTACCAGAAACGACTCACAGAATGCCAAAAAGCACGGTAAATATGTTATTATAGTTGCGGCGATAGTCTGGTTCATTTCATTCATGTTGATTCGTTAA
- a CDS encoding 2,3-diphosphoglycerate synthetase, with translation MKSLTKMLCLVDGEHYLPVTQQAIDTLNNLEHIDIRGAVFIGGTEKLRDDSEESYSEKLGMPVQFAKDKDIPYDIIVEMIRKYEIDTVFDLSDEPILDYPKRFKIACKVLNEGISYEGPDFKFEPTTQYEIMEKPSLTILGTGKRIGKTAVSGFVSRLIDKNGYEPCVVAMGRGGPEEPEIVHGEELEINAEFLLEQSEKGVHAASDHWEDALMSRILTIGCRRCGGGMAGEVFMTNMKKGARLANEVESKFAIFEGSGAAIPPIKTNKKIALIGANQPIENLTTYFGPYRVGLGDLVILTMCEEPMCSDEKVKEIEEFVNDVNPDAVVISTVFRPKPLDDITGKKVLFATTAPEDVKDKLVEYLESNYNCEVVGTTAHLSNRPLLREDMQKYMDKADVMLTELKAAAVDVATKDAIAHGLEVVYCDNIPVPINDSYPDLSQSVINLVDSAIDDFNKSS, from the coding sequence ATGAAATCCCTAACCAAAATGCTATGTTTAGTTGACGGCGAACATTACCTGCCGGTCACACAGCAAGCGATAGATACATTGAATAATTTGGAACACATTGATATTAGAGGTGCAGTATTCATTGGAGGAACTGAAAAGCTCAGAGACGATTCAGAAGAGTCATACTCCGAAAAGCTGGGAATGCCCGTTCAGTTTGCAAAGGACAAGGACATACCTTATGATATCATTGTGGAAATGATTAGAAAATATGAAATCGATACAGTATTCGACTTAAGCGATGAACCTATACTCGATTATCCCAAAAGGTTCAAGATAGCATGCAAGGTTTTAAATGAAGGAATAAGCTATGAAGGCCCCGACTTCAAATTTGAGCCTACAACACAGTATGAAATTATGGAAAAGCCATCATTGACAATTCTCGGTACAGGAAAAAGAATAGGAAAAACCGCTGTTTCAGGTTTTGTATCCAGATTGATTGATAAAAACGGCTATGAACCATGTGTAGTTGCAATGGGAAGGGGTGGACCTGAAGAGCCTGAAATCGTACATGGGGAAGAGCTGGAAATAAATGCAGAATTCCTTCTAGAACAGTCCGAAAAGGGAGTCCATGCTGCAAGTGACCATTGGGAAGACGCTCTTATGAGCAGGATTCTAACCATAGGATGTCGCCGCTGTGGTGGAGGAATGGCGGGTGAGGTATTCATGACCAACATGAAAAAGGGTGCCCGTCTGGCCAATGAGGTTGAGTCCAAATTTGCAATATTTGAGGGAAGCGGAGCTGCAATACCTCCAATTAAAACAAACAAGAAAATAGCATTGATCGGTGCAAACCAACCGATAGAAAATCTTACAACATACTTTGGACCATATAGGGTTGGTCTTGGAGATCTTGTAATACTGACAATGTGTGAAGAGCCAATGTGTTCAGATGAAAAGGTTAAAGAAATAGAAGAGTTTGTAAATGATGTAAATCCAGATGCCGTCGTAATCTCAACAGTATTCAGGCCAAAACCATTGGATGACATTACCGGCAAAAAGGTATTGTTTGCAACCACCGCACCTGAAGATGTCAAGGACAAACTTGTGGAATATCTTGAAAGCAACTACAACTGTGAAGTTGTTGGTACAACAGCACACCTTTCCAACAGACCGCTTTTACGTGAGGATATGCAGAAATATATGGACAAGGCTGATGTCATGCTGACCGAGCTTAAGGCAGCTGCAGTGGATGTTGCAACCAAGGATGCAATTGCACACGGTCTTGAAGTGGTATACTGCGACAACATCCCGGTACCTATCAATGACTCATATCCTGATTTATCACAGTCAGTAATCAATCTGGTTGACTCAGCAATTGATGATTTTAACAAATCATCATAA
- a CDS encoding UPF0058 family protein: MYKDEMIQMHQFLVYVLKYLAEDDQIKNDCSEYISLKISPHHIHKTKAEHKHAIFVLCKIISEIIADREDNPIPENVRNSLSDLVKRSEAELHAE; this comes from the coding sequence ATGTATAAAGACGAAATGATACAAATGCACCAATTTTTAGTATATGTTTTAAAATATTTAGCTGAAGATGACCAAATAAAAAATGACTGTAGTGAATATATCTCCCTCAAAATTAGTCCCCATCACATTCATAAGACAAAAGCTGAACATAAGCATGCGATATTTGTTTTATGCAAAATTATCTCTGAGATAATTGCTGATAGGGAAGATAATCCAATTCCTGAAAATGTTCGCAACTCACTTTCTGATTTAGTTAAAAGATCAGAAGCTGAGCTTCATGCCGAATAA
- a CDS encoding SseB family protein, with amino-acid sequence MTNHKHLRVVIEDIYSNNNELTEELTLRLINEFRYSNLYIPAKRDEFSLNFIIYEDDNGLKLTPLFTDPDEFKKFFKDEDSIELMQNSFELYQNILHTTDIEGYILNPATEKYVFTKEFILKIKNIPKTNFYSTNTYSIEELKGLKNSKNDALESFIANRQNVGNYEALFEVLANSRPLTMMVSDIDLSSKAKEGVISMMDSGPLAQMYTDNVGGVYATIFSSEEKMKIVETDKFKYSQVVNLAMLVNFVLSEDMEGIVLNPGSDDVLIPRVTLLRYSLGFEKFAHDEKLSDTIYYMFLIDE; translated from the coding sequence ATGACAAACCATAAACACTTGAGGGTAGTGATTGAAGATATCTACTCCAACAATAACGAACTGACTGAAGAGCTGACATTGAGATTAATTAATGAGTTTAGATACTCAAACCTGTATATTCCTGCAAAAAGGGATGAATTCAGTCTGAATTTTATCATTTATGAAGATGACAATGGACTGAAACTGACACCATTATTCACAGATCCTGATGAATTCAAGAAGTTTTTCAAGGATGAGGACAGCATTGAACTTATGCAGAATTCATTCGAGCTATACCAGAATATTCTCCACACCACAGATATTGAAGGTTATATCCTAAATCCTGCAACCGAGAAGTATGTTTTTACCAAGGAATTCATCCTTAAAATAAAAAATATACCAAAGACCAATTTCTATTCAACCAATACCTACAGCATAGAGGAGCTGAAAGGTTTGAAAAATTCCAAAAATGATGCCCTGGAAAGTTTCATTGCTAACAGACAAAATGTTGGAAACTATGAGGCATTGTTCGAAGTGCTTGCAAACTCAAGGCCATTGACAATGATGGTATCTGATATCGACTTATCCTCAAAGGCCAAGGAGGGAGTCATTTCCATGATGGATTCAGGACCATTGGCACAGATGTATACCGATAATGTTGGAGGGGTTTATGCCACAATATTTTCCAGTGAGGAAAAGATGAAAATAGTTGAAACAGACAAGTTCAAATATTCTCAGGTTGTAAACCTTGCGATGCTTGTAAATTTTGTTCTTTCTGAAGACATGGAGGGCATAGTCCTAAATCCGGGAAGCGATGACGTGTTGATTCCAAGGGTCACACTTTTGAGATATTCTCTCGGTTTTGAAAAATTTGCCCATGATGAGAAACTCTCAGATACAATATATTACATGTTTTTAATTGATGAATAA
- the hdrC gene encoding ferredoxin:CoB-CoM heterodisulfide reductase subunit HdrC, with protein MTTQKITDSPIDFAEKIIEDVKNSKDEGVLKCVQCGMCTSTCPAARHSNYNPRDIMERVLEGDETILADDNIWNCFYCYTCHSVCPVGNSVCEVNQILKQIAISSEIGYEKLYEYLGFADSYFTAAIGAIPERFFPDIDRDVDGWWDFRQNLDEIRRELELDPPLMPDEEVIDEVSKILTITGFKDKIEKIRQSEEEGK; from the coding sequence ATGACCACTCAAAAGATTACCGATTCCCCAATTGATTTTGCAGAAAAAATCATAGAGGATGTTAAAAACTCCAAGGATGAAGGTGTATTGAAATGCGTGCAGTGTGGAATGTGCACATCAACATGTCCTGCCGCAAGACACTCAAATTACAATCCAAGAGACATCATGGAGAGAGTTCTTGAAGGTGATGAGACAATTCTTGCGGATGACAATATCTGGAACTGTTTCTACTGCTATACCTGTCACAGCGTATGTCCTGTTGGAAACAGTGTATGTGAGGTAAACCAAATCCTGAAGCAGATTGCAATATCCTCTGAAATCGGTTATGAAAAGCTGTATGAATATCTCGGTTTTGCAGATTCATATTTTACAGCCGCAATCGGTGCAATTCCTGAAAGGTTCTTCCCGGACATTGACCGTGACGTTGATGGATGGTGGGACTTCAGACAGAACCTTGATGAAATCAGGCGGGAACTGGAGCTTGATCCTCCACTGATGCCTGATGAGGAAGTAATAGATGAGGTAAGTAAGATTTTAACAATCACTGGTTTTAAGGATAAAATCGAAAAGATAAGGCAAAGCGAGGAGGAAGGAAAATGA